GAAAGCCATGGCGCATATATTGGTGTAACCATCGACGGTTGTCCCGCCGGACTTGAGTTGGATATGGATTATATTCAATCTCAACTCGACCGCCGTAAACCGGGACAATCCGCTTTAAGTTCTCAGCGTAAAGAATCGGATTCCGCTCAATTTATTTCAGGTGTTTTTGAGGGCAAAACTTTGGGAACTCCAATTACCGTTCTTCTTCCCAATGAAGATGCGCGTAGCAAGGATTATCAAAACCTCGAAAACGCCTTTCGACCATCTCATGCCGATTTTACCTACCAAAGCAAGTATGGAATTCGTGATTACCGGGGTGGCGGAAGATCTTCAGCTCGTGAAACTGCTGCCAGGGTTATTGCCGGAACCATTGCCGAACTCCTACTTTCCCGAATAGGAATTGCGATTACGGCCTATGTATCATCCATTTCTACCCTATCCATGGATGAATCCCCGGTGGTATTTTCCAAATCTCAGATTGATGCTTCCCCTGTCCGTTGCCCCATTCCCGGTTTAGCCGAAAAGATGGAAAAACGTATTGCTGAAACCAGGAAAGAGGGTGATTCCGTAGGTGGAATTATTACCTGTATTATCCAACATTGTCCGGTTGGATTAGGCGAACCGGTATTTGACAAGCTCCAGGCCGACCTTGCCAAAGCCATGCTAAGCATCAATGCAGTAAAGGGTTTTGAGTATGGGAGCGGATTTGCAGGAACACAATGGAAAGGGTCGGAACACAACGACCGTTTTGTCGCCTTCGAAAATCAGGTAAAAACTCAAACCAATTTCTCCGGTGGAATTCAGGGCGGCATTTCCAATGGTATGGATATTTATTTTAGAGTAGCATTTAAGCCTACAGCCACTATTTTAAAGCCCCAAACCACGATTGATTCAGGCTTACAACCTATTGATTTACAGGTTCAAGGTCGCCACGATCCTTGTGTAGTTCCCCGCGCAGTGCCCATTGTAGAAAGCATGGCTGCCATAGTTCTTGCCGATCATTTATTGCGTCACAAAAGTTCCCGAATCGACTCCTTGCATTTGTAAATCGGGTTCAAAACCCAAAAGGGCTAACCCAAACAAATTCCTTATCCCTAGCGATTTAAGTAGCCAAATCTAGCGGTCATTTAGCCTATTTAAAACCTCAGCTTACCACTTCGTTGCTATTTTTTAATTATGCGGGCCCCCTTCGCCCAACTACCTATCTGCAAAACGCCATCCACCTGCACAGGCTTCGGGTCACGCTATCGGCTGTAGTCCTCGTCCCCCTAGGCTAACGCCGTAGGTGTCCTGTGGGCTACTTGCCTCTATCGTTGCCCGAGGGTGCAAGCCCAATCGGCAGCAATCTGTATTAGACTAAGTGAGGATCCAATCCGTATTTTTTAGGCTAACTGCTTCCAAAAGTATTCGCAAAAATCGGATTTTATCGTTTCTTACTGGCTTTAGCCTGTGGGTTAAAAGCCAAACACAATTCCAACCAATAGTATAAATCCCCGGCATGGTTATGACCATTTTCTGTAACAAAAACATAACCCTTCATCGCTTTTCTGGTAAAATCCATCGGAATCACATGATCCTTTTCCAGGGCTTGTTCATAAGCCTCTTCCCCTACCCTGCAAAGCAGGAAATCCTGGCCTGTTTCTTTGTCAATATGAGTTCCAC
The DNA window shown above is from Bacteroidia bacterium and carries:
- the aroC gene encoding chorismate synthase → MAGNSFGTLFKVTTFGESHGAYIGVTIDGCPAGLELDMDYIQSQLDRRKPGQSALSSQRKESDSAQFISGVFEGKTLGTPITVLLPNEDARSKDYQNLENAFRPSHADFTYQSKYGIRDYRGGGRSSARETAARVIAGTIAELLLSRIGIAITAYVSSISTLSMDESPVVFSKSQIDASPVRCPIPGLAEKMEKRIAETRKEGDSVGGIITCIIQHCPVGLGEPVFDKLQADLAKAMLSINAVKGFEYGSGFAGTQWKGSEHNDRFVAFENQVKTQTNFSGGIQGGISNGMDIYFRVAFKPTATILKPQTTIDSGLQPIDLQVQGRHDPCVVPRAVPIVESMAAIVLADHLLRHKSSRIDSLHL
- a CDS encoding TfoX/Sxy family protein; the encoded protein is MAYNEDTVQRIREFFQKKKADFYEKRMFSGVCFMVDDKMCCGTHIDKETGQDFLLCRVGEEAYEQALEKDHVIPMDFTRKAMKGYVFVTENGHNHAGDLYYWLELCLAFNPQAKASKKR